A single window of Granulicella cerasi DNA harbors:
- a CDS encoding 3-deoxy-D-manno-octulosonic acid transferase: protein MLVYSLLLAVGLLVSAPWWLLRMATTARYREGLQQRLGAVPRALQSYVAGRRVVWVHAVSVGETLAATRLVSELEAALGDGWRVVISTTTRTGQALARERFGAERVFYMPLDFAWTVRAYLNALEPAALVLMESELWPRLLHEAQRRGIPRIVANARVSDRSYRRALKVRWLWKHVLAKVSVFLAQSEEDARRLQELGAANAKAAGNLKYDVRPPKNSALADRILALAHGRRILVAGSTLGENPSEDVTMVEAINSFPVDDRPLLVLAPRHPENFEAAYNIAKHQPVLRATEIKGGSFDDNTQIVVLDTIGDLAALYAVADLAFVGGSLVKRGGHNPLEPAQFGVPVLMGPSFENFRGVVNAMQEANAIRIVPTDIEVRQISPKDVPSALSHAAITMIREMLSRPDETRAMGERGRAVFESQQGATARAVAEIVKAVQA from the coding sequence ATGCTCGTCTACAGCTTGCTGCTGGCGGTGGGGCTGCTTGTGAGCGCGCCGTGGTGGCTGCTGCGCATGGCCACGACTGCACGCTATCGCGAAGGCCTGCAGCAGCGCCTGGGAGCGGTGCCGCGGGCGCTGCAAAGCTACGTGGCGGGCAGGCGTGTGGTGTGGGTCCATGCGGTGAGCGTCGGCGAAACGCTGGCAGCCACGCGTCTGGTCAGCGAGTTAGAGGCCGCGCTGGGCGATGGCTGGCGCGTGGTGATCTCCACCACGACGCGAACCGGACAGGCGCTGGCACGCGAACGCTTTGGCGCCGAACGCGTCTTCTACATGCCGCTTGATTTTGCGTGGACGGTGCGGGCGTATCTCAACGCACTGGAGCCCGCAGCTCTTGTGCTGATGGAGAGTGAGCTTTGGCCGCGTCTGCTGCACGAAGCACAACGCCGTGGTATACCGCGTATCGTGGCGAATGCGCGCGTAAGTGATCGCTCTTACAGACGCGCGCTCAAGGTGCGCTGGCTTTGGAAGCATGTGTTGGCGAAGGTGTCGGTGTTCCTCGCGCAGAGCGAGGAAGACGCGCGACGACTGCAGGAGCTTGGTGCAGCGAACGCCAAGGCGGCTGGCAACCTGAAGTACGACGTGCGTCCGCCAAAGAACTCAGCGCTCGCCGATCGAATACTCGCGCTCGCACATGGTCGCCGCATCCTGGTGGCAGGCAGCACGCTCGGCGAGAACCCTTCCGAAGATGTAACGATGGTCGAAGCCATCAATTCGTTTCCCGTGGACGACAGACCGCTGCTCGTCCTGGCCCCTCGCCATCCTGAGAATTTTGAGGCGGCCTACAACATCGCAAAGCACCAGCCTGTGCTACGTGCGACGGAGATCAAAGGCGGATCATTCGACGACAACACGCAAATCGTAGTGCTGGACACGATCGGGGATCTCGCGGCTCTGTACGCGGTTGCGGATCTGGCTTTCGTGGGTGGCTCGCTGGTAAAGCGTGGTGGACACAATCCACTGGAGCCCGCGCAGTTTGGCGTGCCGGTTCTCATGGGGCCGTCCTTTGAAAACTTCCGCGGAGTCGTCAACGCGATGCAAGAGGCCAACGCAATTCGCATCGTACCCACCGACATAGAAGTCAGACAAATCTCGCCCAAAGATGTCCCCAGTGCGTTGTCTCACGCGGCGATCACTATGATTCGCGAGATGCTCTCGCGCCCAGACGAAACACGCGCCATGGGTGAACGTGGGCGGGCGGTCTTCGAGTCGCAACAGGGCGCGACCGCGCGGGCTGTCGCAGAGATCGTGAAAGCGGTGCAGGCATGA
- a CDS encoding GNAT family N-acetyltransferase, whose protein sequence is MSLQIRWATPADVPTILGFIRELAEYEREPDAVLATEADLLRDGFTEPRRFRCFIAQFDGAPAGFALFFTSYSTWRGHHGIRLEDLYITPSLRSRGIGKALLASVAKIAVDEGCPRLEWDVLAWNEPAIRVYERIGAHTQTEWRIMRIADEKLHALAGQAPSVAEA, encoded by the coding sequence ATGAGTTTGCAGATCCGCTGGGCAACGCCCGCTGACGTTCCCACGATCCTCGGTTTCATCCGCGAGCTCGCCGAGTATGAGCGTGAACCCGACGCTGTGCTCGCTACAGAAGCTGACCTGCTGCGCGACGGCTTTACCGAGCCGCGGCGCTTTCGCTGCTTCATTGCGCAGTTCGACGGCGCACCCGCAGGCTTTGCGCTCTTCTTCACCAGTTACTCGACGTGGCGCGGTCATCATGGCATTCGCCTCGAAGACCTCTACATAACGCCGTCGCTGCGAAGTCGCGGCATCGGGAAGGCGCTGCTCGCCTCTGTGGCGAAGATCGCCGTGGACGAAGGCTGCCCACGCCTGGAGTGGGACGTGCTCGCGTGGAATGAGCCTGCGATTCGCGTTTACGAACGCATCGGTGCGCACACGCAGACCGAGTGGCGCATCATGCGCATCGCGGACGAAAAGCTGCATGCGCTTGCCGGACAAGCGCCATCGGTCGCAGAAGCATAA
- the trmFO gene encoding methylenetetrahydrofolate--tRNA-(uracil(54)-C(5))-methyltransferase (FADH(2)-oxidizing) TrmFO encodes MKKIHVIGGGLAGPEAALQAASFGCQVVLSEMRPIRSTEAHLTSDFAELVCSNSLKSESENSAPWLLKQEMRRANSFLLKAADESSVPAGHALAVDREVFSAKVAAMIEAHPNIEVRREEVTTLIEVDADTITILASGPLTSSPLAKELQRITGADHLAFYDSIAPIVDASSIDMEKVYFAARWDKGTADYINCPFTKEEYEAFIDALANAEKIEHKSWEQIPDVDDVAAKAAAEKVNYFEGCLPIEEIARRGKDTLRFGPMKPAGLTNPRTGRWPYAAVQLRQENLRADSYNLVGFQNSLKYGEQARILRMIPGLENAKFLRYGQIHRNTYIHAPSLLTETLQLREHPNVMIAGQLSGVEGYTESIASGLLAGRYAAALAQGKQPTPAPRLTANGSLSHYITHADTKRFQPANITFDLLVPLEEELRKKIRDKKERHRIQCERALEAWDAWMQNS; translated from the coding sequence ATGAAGAAGATTCACGTTATCGGCGGCGGCCTCGCAGGCCCCGAAGCCGCATTGCAGGCGGCATCCTTCGGTTGCCAGGTTGTCCTCAGCGAGATGCGCCCCATCCGCTCCACCGAAGCGCACCTTACCAGCGACTTCGCGGAACTCGTCTGCTCCAACTCGCTGAAGAGCGAGAGCGAGAACTCTGCGCCCTGGCTGCTGAAGCAGGAGATGCGCCGCGCGAACTCGTTTCTGCTGAAGGCTGCCGATGAATCCAGCGTGCCCGCAGGCCATGCGCTTGCGGTGGACCGCGAAGTCTTCTCGGCGAAGGTTGCCGCCATGATCGAAGCGCACCCGAACATCGAAGTGCGCCGCGAAGAAGTCACCACGCTCATCGAAGTCGACGCGGACACGATCACGATCCTTGCCAGCGGGCCGCTGACTTCTTCGCCGCTCGCGAAGGAGTTGCAGCGCATCACCGGCGCGGACCACCTCGCGTTCTACGATTCCATCGCACCCATCGTGGACGCGAGCTCCATCGACATGGAGAAGGTTTACTTCGCTGCGCGCTGGGACAAGGGCACCGCCGATTACATCAACTGCCCGTTCACGAAGGAAGAGTACGAAGCCTTCATCGACGCGCTCGCGAACGCGGAGAAGATCGAGCACAAGTCGTGGGAGCAGATTCCCGACGTGGACGATGTCGCCGCGAAGGCTGCGGCGGAGAAGGTCAACTACTTTGAAGGCTGCCTGCCCATCGAAGAGATCGCGCGTCGCGGCAAGGACACGCTGCGCTTCGGCCCGATGAAGCCTGCGGGGCTCACGAACCCGCGCACTGGGCGTTGGCCGTATGCCGCTGTGCAGTTGCGACAGGAGAATCTGCGTGCCGACAGCTACAACCTCGTCGGCTTTCAGAACTCGCTGAAGTACGGCGAGCAGGCGCGCATTCTGCGCATGATCCCTGGCCTCGAGAATGCGAAGTTCCTGCGCTACGGCCAGATCCACCGCAACACGTATATTCACGCGCCTTCGTTGCTTACCGAGACGCTGCAGTTGCGTGAGCATCCGAACGTGATGATTGCGGGCCAGCTATCGGGTGTTGAAGGCTATACGGAGTCGATCGCTTCCGGTCTACTCGCTGGCCGTTATGCTGCTGCGCTCGCGCAGGGCAAGCAGCCCACGCCGGCCCCGCGACTCACGGCAAACGGCTCGCTCTCGCACTACATCACGCACGCCGACACCAAGCGCTTCCAACCCGCGAACATTACCTTCGATTTGCTGGTGCCGCTGGAGGAAGAACTGCGCAAGAAGATCCGCGATAAGAAAGAGCGTCACCGCATCCAGTGTGAGCGCGCGCTTGAAGCGTGGGACGCGTGGATGCAGAATTCATAG
- a CDS encoding DUF7544 domain-containing protein: MRSLGPVDAISPALERTKLVLFAPFRFGRTWKISATAYAAMLGLIFFPWPLVYFLAWSRFLPHTAVFTMKPFLMGVMLVALVLFTWLFMLCSKLRFAVFGMVLDREPFVRNAWRTYGGAALPWTLFKMVVGSIVTLLVAIPFMKMMVAMMPVIAMSQPKPGQPFNPEQFHALMLVYASFFGLYLGFGVFMWLLSLVEDFVAPSIILERVTLREGFRRFFALVRQEPSQMLGYALMKPLLAVAFSFAALIAFYIAFIIVMLVVVIVGALVGFLLHLLHIPGWLLVVLAGIVLVPVYLFGCFYLMFVPMGAVKVFLEAYSQYFLGGRYPLLGDALDRSTPPPALPHYYAPAAFTPPPPPLV; encoded by the coding sequence ATGAGAAGCCTCGGTCCTGTTGACGCTATTTCGCCCGCCTTGGAGCGCACGAAACTTGTGCTTTTTGCTCCATTTCGTTTCGGCCGCACCTGGAAAATTTCAGCCACCGCCTACGCGGCGATGCTTGGATTGATCTTCTTTCCGTGGCCGCTGGTGTACTTCCTCGCCTGGTCGCGCTTCCTCCCACATACCGCCGTCTTCACGATGAAGCCATTCCTCATGGGAGTGATGCTGGTCGCGCTCGTGCTCTTTACGTGGCTCTTCATGCTCTGCTCGAAGCTGCGCTTCGCGGTCTTCGGCATGGTGCTGGATCGTGAGCCGTTTGTGCGCAATGCTTGGCGTACCTATGGCGGCGCTGCGCTACCGTGGACCCTCTTCAAAATGGTCGTCGGCAGCATCGTTACGCTGCTTGTGGCGATCCCTTTCATGAAGATGATGGTAGCGATGATGCCGGTGATCGCGATGTCGCAGCCCAAGCCCGGACAACCGTTCAATCCTGAACAGTTCCATGCGTTGATGCTGGTGTACGCCTCATTCTTCGGGCTCTATCTCGGCTTCGGCGTCTTCATGTGGCTGCTCTCGCTGGTGGAGGATTTCGTTGCCCCCTCGATCATCCTCGAGCGGGTGACGCTTCGTGAGGGCTTCCGTCGCTTCTTCGCACTCGTCAGGCAGGAGCCCAGCCAGATGCTCGGGTACGCTCTGATGAAGCCGTTGCTGGCAGTGGCGTTCAGCTTCGCGGCGCTGATCGCGTTCTACATCGCTTTCATCATCGTGATGCTTGTGGTCGTCATCGTTGGCGCGCTGGTCGGCTTCCTACTGCATCTGCTGCACATCCCCGGATGGCTGTTAGTCGTACTCGCCGGCATCGTGCTGGTCCCGGTGTATCTCTTCGGGTGCTTCTACCTGATGTTCGTCCCGATGGGCGCGGTGAAGGTTTTCCTCGAAGCGTACTCGCAATACTTTCTCGGTGGCCGCTATCCGTTGCTTGGTGACGCGCTGGACCGCAGCACGCCACCGCCGGCCCTGCCGCACTACTACGCACCAGCCGCGTTTACGCCGCCACCGCCTCCGTTGGTGTGA
- the der gene encoding ribosome biogenesis GTPase Der codes for MAPKREQKKRLGKKHRSATTRPKQGKAPRTGAQIAGVAPKKRKEISAKSTAKKAAARTPKKSPEFEHKVTLQQNEEDRYIVGRPKKFRLGGAGSSHAEREQRELEKVADEIALAANAGRTPDRLPLVAICGRPNVGKSTLFNRLTGTRRSIVGDEPGITRDRIYGEVEWAGRNVRLVDTGGVVPDDEALIPSEIFRQAKVGLEEADAIIMVIDGRTEITSPDIELARLLQRGGKPLFLAVNKMDTAQLEAGAENFRTLGFKEVMPISAEHNSNIGDLLDAVWAALPPEFVAEEPEENQEGEDDEFDEDSYGPQSLPGAQEPDEDDEEAPRERKLRSHGEHVLRETKVAIIGRPNVGKSTLLNALTGTERAIVSPIAGTTRDAVDEVVERDGHSFRFIDTAGIRRKGKTTEMAEKLSVIMSRKHLEDADVALLIIDATEGVTALDANIGGYAHESGRSVIILVNKWDAVTKVGPDGLTLYDGKPPADRKAYEEQVRHALKYLDYAPLIFISALEELNVEEVFKKTQLVARERRKRISTGNMNRFLDSVDFQRASVPMNKRVKIYYMTQAAVAPPTFVLFTDRDVKLHFSYERFLANEVRDAFKFIGSPIWFKVKARNKKKKEKE; via the coding sequence ATGGCACCGAAGCGCGAACAGAAGAAGCGACTGGGCAAGAAACACCGCTCCGCGACAACACGACCCAAGCAAGGCAAGGCTCCGCGCACTGGCGCGCAGATAGCCGGCGTTGCGCCGAAGAAGCGTAAAGAAATTTCCGCGAAGAGCACGGCGAAGAAGGCCGCAGCCCGCACACCGAAGAAATCGCCTGAGTTCGAACACAAGGTGACGCTGCAGCAGAACGAGGAAGACCGCTACATTGTCGGTCGTCCGAAGAAGTTCCGCCTCGGCGGCGCAGGCTCCTCGCACGCAGAGCGCGAGCAGCGTGAGCTTGAGAAGGTCGCCGACGAGATCGCGCTGGCTGCGAACGCCGGCCGCACGCCGGACCGCCTGCCGCTTGTGGCGATCTGCGGACGCCCGAACGTGGGCAAGTCGACGCTCTTCAATCGCCTGACCGGCACGCGCCGCTCCATCGTGGGCGATGAGCCCGGCATCACGCGCGACCGCATCTACGGCGAGGTCGAGTGGGCTGGCCGCAACGTCCGCCTAGTGGACACCGGCGGCGTTGTGCCTGACGACGAAGCGCTGATTCCGAGCGAGATTTTCCGCCAGGCGAAGGTGGGTCTGGAAGAAGCCGACGCGATCATCATGGTGATCGACGGCCGCACCGAGATCACGTCGCCGGACATCGAGCTTGCGCGACTATTGCAGCGCGGCGGCAAGCCGCTCTTCCTTGCGGTGAACAAGATGGACACCGCGCAGCTCGAAGCAGGTGCGGAGAACTTCCGTACGCTCGGCTTCAAGGAAGTGATGCCGATCTCGGCCGAACACAACTCCAACATCGGCGATCTGCTCGATGCCGTGTGGGCTGCGTTGCCGCCGGAGTTTGTCGCCGAAGAGCCGGAAGAGAATCAGGAAGGCGAGGACGACGAGTTTGATGAAGACTCCTACGGTCCGCAGTCGCTGCCCGGCGCGCAAGAGCCTGACGAAGACGACGAAGAAGCGCCGCGTGAGCGCAAGCTGCGATCGCACGGCGAGCATGTGCTTCGCGAGACCAAGGTTGCCATCATCGGCCGCCCGAACGTCGGCAAGTCCACGCTGCTGAACGCGCTTACGGGCACCGAACGCGCTATCGTTTCGCCGATCGCAGGCACCACGCGCGATGCGGTGGACGAAGTCGTCGAACGCGATGGACACAGCTTCCGCTTCATCGACACGGCAGGTATTCGCCGCAAGGGCAAGACGACCGAGATGGCGGAAAAGCTTTCGGTCATCATGAGCCGCAAGCATTTGGAAGATGCCGACGTAGCGCTGCTGATCATCGATGCGACCGAGGGTGTAACGGCGCTGGACGCGAACATCGGCGGCTACGCGCACGAGAGCGGTCGCAGCGTCATCATCCTGGTGAACAAGTGGGATGCGGTGACGAAGGTCGGACCCGATGGGCTGACGCTGTATGACGGCAAGCCGCCAGCTGACCGCAAGGCCTATGAAGAACAGGTGCGCCACGCGCTGAAGTATCTCGACTACGCGCCGCTGATCTTCATCTCCGCGCTCGAAGAGCTGAACGTGGAAGAGGTCTTCAAGAAGACGCAACTCGTGGCACGCGAACGCCGCAAGCGCATTTCCACCGGCAACATGAACCGCTTCCTCGACTCCGTCGACTTCCAGCGCGCGAGCGTCCCGATGAACAAGCGCGTGAAGATCTACTACATGACGCAGGCCGCAGTGGCTCCGCCGACGTTTGTACTCTTCACCGATCGCGATGTGAAGCTGCACTTCAGCTACGAACGCTTCCTCGCCAACGAAGTGCGCGATGCGTTCAAGTTCATCGGCTCACCCATCTGGTTCAAGGTGAAGGCGCGCAACAAGAAGAAGAAAGAAAAGGAATAG
- a CDS encoding ATP-dependent DNA helicase: MPLVNHIEKLHEQRASDAPLPSLYEFFRQGGILAQSSLNYEQRPGQYQMAQTIEQCFADKRHAIVEAGTGTGKTLAYLLPALRRAREHKQRIIISTGTKNLQEQLFFKDIPFLESLLGPLRVCYMKGRANYLCKQKLYALRDNPLLSGLEEIEQFHNIARWERTTETGDRAEVEGLPEHSPLWHKLDARSEVCLGQTCPNWEQCFITTMRRKALESDLVIVNHHLFFADLSIKMQAADAPDAGILPEAAAVVFDEAHELEDVASQYFGVALTNSRFDELARDTEGLLRAKGVSSSALENATANVRDRARMFFGALPVGPSHLGRLEFTDRSDFLEHSGDAYLGASNALLRLEGELERLREVEEASGLRRRTADIRHHLKFLLEGDTQNNVYWIERRASSNLRNAARNQPRGVLQVNDPLLANGQIAAQASANIAARVAEAQLFTSFTTHLQATPIDVSTLLQQTLFERYPTVVLTSATMTVADSTGQPSFEHLKKRLGIPFPKELVVASHFDYAKQALLYLPPTMPEPRHPDFVAQATEKIRRVLEISQGRAFCLFTSYAQMRELHDRLLSEVPYPLLMQGTAPRHALLQQFRETPNAVLFGTSSFWQGIDVQGEQLSCVIIDKLPFAVPSDPILKARTDAITAAGGNAFAELQIPQAVIALKQGFGRLIRSLTDRGVLMLLDPRIRTTRYGSIFLDSLPAYQRTNDIRDVELFFEGPPASKRVN, translated from the coding sequence ATGCCTCTGGTCAATCACATCGAAAAGCTGCACGAGCAACGCGCCTCGGATGCGCCATTGCCGTCGCTCTACGAATTCTTCCGCCAGGGCGGCATCCTCGCGCAATCGTCGCTGAACTACGAGCAGCGTCCGGGGCAGTACCAGATGGCCCAGACCATCGAGCAATGCTTCGCCGACAAGCGCCACGCCATCGTGGAGGCAGGCACCGGAACCGGAAAAACGCTGGCATATTTGCTGCCTGCGTTACGTCGCGCGCGCGAGCATAAGCAGCGCATCATCATCTCCACCGGCACCAAAAACCTGCAGGAGCAGCTCTTTTTCAAGGACATTCCGTTCCTCGAATCGCTGCTCGGACCGCTGCGCGTTTGCTACATGAAGGGCCGCGCGAACTACCTCTGCAAGCAGAAGCTCTATGCGCTGCGCGACAATCCCCTGCTGAGCGGGCTCGAAGAAATCGAGCAGTTTCATAACATCGCGCGCTGGGAACGCACCACCGAAACCGGCGACCGAGCCGAGGTGGAGGGCCTGCCCGAGCATTCGCCGCTGTGGCACAAACTCGACGCGCGCAGCGAAGTCTGTCTCGGCCAGACCTGCCCGAACTGGGAGCAATGCTTCATCACGACGATGCGACGCAAGGCGCTTGAAAGCGATCTGGTCATCGTCAATCACCATCTTTTCTTCGCGGATCTGTCCATCAAGATGCAGGCCGCGGACGCGCCTGATGCGGGCATTCTGCCGGAGGCCGCAGCGGTGGTCTTCGACGAAGCGCATGAGCTGGAAGATGTCGCCTCGCAGTACTTCGGCGTGGCGCTGACAAACTCGCGCTTCGACGAACTCGCGCGCGACACCGAAGGTTTGCTGCGAGCGAAGGGCGTGAGCAGCTCCGCGCTGGAGAACGCAACGGCCAACGTGCGTGATCGTGCGCGCATGTTCTTCGGCGCGCTGCCGGTGGGGCCATCCCATCTCGGGCGCCTGGAGTTCACCGACCGCAGCGACTTCCTTGAGCACTCCGGCGATGCGTACCTCGGCGCTTCAAACGCCTTGCTGCGGCTTGAGGGCGAGCTTGAGCGGCTCCGTGAGGTAGAAGAAGCTTCGGGCCTGCGTCGACGCACGGCGGATATTCGCCACCATCTTAAGTTCCTGCTCGAAGGCGACACGCAGAACAACGTTTACTGGATCGAACGTCGTGCGAGCTCGAACCTTCGCAACGCAGCGCGTAATCAGCCGCGCGGCGTGCTGCAGGTGAACGATCCGCTACTCGCGAACGGACAGATCGCAGCGCAGGCTTCGGCGAACATCGCCGCGCGTGTGGCAGAGGCGCAGCTGTTCACCAGCTTCACCACGCACCTGCAGGCCACGCCGATCGACGTCTCCACGCTGCTGCAGCAGACGCTCTTTGAGCGCTACCCGACGGTCGTACTTACGTCCGCGACGATGACTGTGGCCGATTCCACCGGCCAACCTAGCTTCGAGCATCTGAAGAAGCGCCTCGGCATTCCGTTCCCGAAGGAACTCGTCGTCGCCTCGCACTTCGACTACGCGAAGCAGGCGCTGCTTTACCTGCCGCCGACGATGCCTGAGCCGCGCCACCCGGACTTCGTCGCGCAGGCCACCGAGAAGATTCGCCGCGTACTCGAGATCTCGCAGGGCCGCGCGTTCTGCCTCTTCACCAGCTATGCGCAGATGCGTGAGCTGCACGACCGCCTGCTGAGCGAGGTGCCGTATCCGCTGCTGATGCAGGGAACTGCGCCGCGCCATGCGTTGCTGCAGCAGTTCCGCGAGACGCCGAACGCTGTGCTCTTCGGCACGTCGTCGTTCTGGCAGGGCATCGATGTGCAGGGCGAGCAGTTGAGCTGCGTCATCATCGACAAACTGCCCTTCGCCGTACCGTCGGACCCCATCCTGAAAGCGCGCACCGACGCCATCACCGCTGCCGGTGGCAATGCGTTCGCGGAACTGCAGATACCGCAGGCGGTCATCGCACTCAAGCAGGGCTTCGGCCGCCTCATCCGTTCGCTCACTGACCGCGGCGTGCTCATGCTGCTGGACCCGCGCATCCGCACCACGCGCTACGGCAGCATCTTTCTGGACTCGCTGCCGGCCTACCAGCGCACGAACGATATTCGCGATGTAGAGCTCTTCTTCGAAGGGCCGCCCGCGTCCAAGCGCGTAAACTAG